The following coding sequences lie in one Rutidosis leptorrhynchoides isolate AG116_Rl617_1_P2 chromosome 6, CSIRO_AGI_Rlap_v1, whole genome shotgun sequence genomic window:
- the LOC139851342 gene encoding DEAD-box ATP-dependent RNA helicase 37-like isoform X1, translating into MSSSCADSSGGINFDAYEDIPVETSGENVPLPVNTFSDIDLGDALNLNIRRCKYVKPTPVQRYTIPITLDGRDLMACAQTGCGKTAAFCLPIISGLLRGQFGQRSCGTRTVFPLALIISPTRVPSCQIYEEARKFSYQTGVKVVVVYGGPPINQQLRELERGVDILVATPGRLVDLLERAKVSLQMIRYLVLDKADQMLDMGFEPQIRKIVQQTDMPPPGHRQTMMFSATFPKEIQRLASDFLSNYIFLSVGRVCSSTNLIVQRVEFVKEVDKRIHLMELLHAHKENDTPSKQALTLVFVDTKKGADSLEHWLCSNGFPATAIHGHRTQPEREQALRSFKSGKTPILVATDVAARGLDIQVSHVVNFDLPNDIDDYIHRIGRTGRAGNTGLATAFFNENNVSLAKSLAELMQDANQEVPPWLSRYASRVSFSGDKNKQSGGRFVGHEFRKDNSFGVGGGYSSSGGGGVRKSSSTCYEAPV; encoded by the exons ATGAGCTCTTCATGTGCAGACAGTAGTGGTGGAATTAATTTTGATGCGTACGAGGATATTCCAGTGGAAACTAGTGGGGAAAATGTGCCACTTCCTGTTAATACATTTTCAGACATAGATTTAGGGGATGCTTTAAATCTTAATATCAGAAGGTGCAAATATGTGAAACCAACACCTGTACAACGTTATACGATTCCAATTACACTTGATGGACGGGATTTAATGGCATGTGCCCAAACTGGGTGTGGGAAAACAGCAGCGTTTTGTTTACCTATAATTAGTGGTTTATTGAGGGGGCAATTTGGGCAGAGATCATGTGGTACCAGGACTGTATTTCCCCTTGCTTTGATTATATCACCTACTAGAGTACCCTCGTGTCAG ATATATGAGGAGGCACGGAAGTTTTCTTATCAGACAGGTGTTAAGGTTGTGGTTGTATATGGAGGACCACCGATTAATCAACAG TTAAGAGAGCTTGAGAGAGGAGTTGATATTCTTGTTGCCACTCCAGGAAGATTGGTTGATTTATTGGAGAGGGCAAAAGTGTCATTACAAATGATAAGGTATTTAGTTCTTGATAAGGCAGATCAGATGCTCGATATGGGATTTGAGCCTCAAATCAGAAAAATAGTACAACAAACTGACATGCCTCCACCAGGTCACAGACAAACAATGATGTTCAGTGCCACATTTCCTAAAGAAATTCAG AGACTGGCATCTGATTTTCTATCGAATTACATATTTCTATCCGTTGGCCGTGTTTGTTCAAGTACTAATTTGATTGTCCAACGGGTAGAATTTGTTAAAGAAGTTGACAAGAGAATTCATCTTATGGAACTTCTTCATGCACATAAGGAGAACGATACACCAAGCAAA CAAGCTCTTACGTTAGTTTTTGTTGATACAAAGAAGGGGGCTGATTCGCTTGAGCATTGGCTATGTAGTAATGGTTTCCCTGCTACTGCAATTCATGGTCATAGAACACAACCG GAAAGGGAGCAAGCACTGAGATCATTTAAGAGTGGAAAAACACCAATTTTAGTTGCAACTGATGTGGCTGCTCGTGGTCTTGATATCCAAGTTTCTCATGTGGTCAACTTTGACCTTCCGAACGACATTGATGACTACATACACCGAATAGGACGAACGGGGCGAGCTGGCAATACGGGATTGGCTACAGCTTTCTTTAATGAGAACAATGTTTCGCTAGCTAAATCACTAGCTGAATTGATGCAAGACGCTAATCAAGAAGTACCTCCATGGCTTTCTCGCTATGCAAGTCGAGTATCTTTTAGTGGAGATAAGAACAAACAGTCAGGCGGACGGTTTGTTGGTCATGAATTTAGAAAGGATAACTCCTTTGGAGTTGGCGGTGGATATAGCAGCTCTGGTGGCGGTGGAGTTCGGAAGTCTTCGTCAACATGTTACGAAGCTCCAGTCTAG
- the LOC139851342 gene encoding DEAD-box ATP-dependent RNA helicase 52-like isoform X2 produces the protein MACAQTGCGKTAAFCLPIISGLLRGQFGQRSCGTRTVFPLALIISPTRVPSCQIYEEARKFSYQTGVKVVVVYGGPPINQQLRELERGVDILVATPGRLVDLLERAKVSLQMIRYLVLDKADQMLDMGFEPQIRKIVQQTDMPPPGHRQTMMFSATFPKEIQRLASDFLSNYIFLSVGRVCSSTNLIVQRVEFVKEVDKRIHLMELLHAHKENDTPSKQALTLVFVDTKKGADSLEHWLCSNGFPATAIHGHRTQPEREQALRSFKSGKTPILVATDVAARGLDIQVSHVVNFDLPNDIDDYIHRIGRTGRAGNTGLATAFFNENNVSLAKSLAELMQDANQEVPPWLSRYASRVSFSGDKNKQSGGRFVGHEFRKDNSFGVGGGYSSSGGGGVRKSSSTCYEAPV, from the exons ATGGCATGTGCCCAAACTGGGTGTGGGAAAACAGCAGCGTTTTGTTTACCTATAATTAGTGGTTTATTGAGGGGGCAATTTGGGCAGAGATCATGTGGTACCAGGACTGTATTTCCCCTTGCTTTGATTATATCACCTACTAGAGTACCCTCGTGTCAG ATATATGAGGAGGCACGGAAGTTTTCTTATCAGACAGGTGTTAAGGTTGTGGTTGTATATGGAGGACCACCGATTAATCAACAG TTAAGAGAGCTTGAGAGAGGAGTTGATATTCTTGTTGCCACTCCAGGAAGATTGGTTGATTTATTGGAGAGGGCAAAAGTGTCATTACAAATGATAAGGTATTTAGTTCTTGATAAGGCAGATCAGATGCTCGATATGGGATTTGAGCCTCAAATCAGAAAAATAGTACAACAAACTGACATGCCTCCACCAGGTCACAGACAAACAATGATGTTCAGTGCCACATTTCCTAAAGAAATTCAG AGACTGGCATCTGATTTTCTATCGAATTACATATTTCTATCCGTTGGCCGTGTTTGTTCAAGTACTAATTTGATTGTCCAACGGGTAGAATTTGTTAAAGAAGTTGACAAGAGAATTCATCTTATGGAACTTCTTCATGCACATAAGGAGAACGATACACCAAGCAAA CAAGCTCTTACGTTAGTTTTTGTTGATACAAAGAAGGGGGCTGATTCGCTTGAGCATTGGCTATGTAGTAATGGTTTCCCTGCTACTGCAATTCATGGTCATAGAACACAACCG GAAAGGGAGCAAGCACTGAGATCATTTAAGAGTGGAAAAACACCAATTTTAGTTGCAACTGATGTGGCTGCTCGTGGTCTTGATATCCAAGTTTCTCATGTGGTCAACTTTGACCTTCCGAACGACATTGATGACTACATACACCGAATAGGACGAACGGGGCGAGCTGGCAATACGGGATTGGCTACAGCTTTCTTTAATGAGAACAATGTTTCGCTAGCTAAATCACTAGCTGAATTGATGCAAGACGCTAATCAAGAAGTACCTCCATGGCTTTCTCGCTATGCAAGTCGAGTATCTTTTAGTGGAGATAAGAACAAACAGTCAGGCGGACGGTTTGTTGGTCATGAATTTAGAAAGGATAACTCCTTTGGAGTTGGCGGTGGATATAGCAGCTCTGGTGGCGGTGGAGTTCGGAAGTCTTCGTCAACATGTTACGAAGCTCCAGTCTAG